Genomic window (Acidobacteriota bacterium):
GAACAGTTTCTGGAGATGATTATTTCAAAGTTAGCTCTGGAGCCAAGTTTGATAAAAAATCATCCTGAATACGATTCGTTACGAAATTATGCGGTTATTGCCGCTTAGTTTTGTCCGAACCATTGGTAAATAATATTGCCTGAGCGCGAAAAAGCCTGTGACAAGGGTGGCAGCGATTTTCCGCGCTTGTATAATCACTTCTATATTTCACCACCAAAAAGGAGCAAGCAATATGCAACAGAGAAAATTGGGCACACAGGGGCTTGTGGTTTCCGAACAGGGGTTGGGTTGTATGGGGATGTCGGAATTTTATGGCAGCCTCGATGAGAACGAATCGATTGCGACGATTCAGCGTGCCATTGAACTGGGACTGAATTTTTTTGACACCTCTGATATGTACGGGCCTTACACCAATGAAGTGCTGGTCGGTAAAACCATTGCCGACCGTCGCGACAAGGTCATCATCGCGACGAAATTCGGCATTCAGCGCGATGGCGAAAACAATACAGTGCGCAGCATCAATGGTCGCCCCGAATATGTGCGCGCGGCGTGCGACGCTTCGCTGCAACGTCTCGGCATTGATTGCATTGACCTCTATTATCAACACCGCGTTGACCCGAAAGTACCCATCGAAGAAACCGTTGGCGCGATGGCGGAACTCGTGAGCGCCGGCAAGGTGCGCTATTTAGGACTTTCAGAAGCCGCGCCGCAAACCATTCGTCGAGCGCACGCCGTGCATCCGATTAGCGCGTTGCAGACTGAGTATTCATTGTGGAGCCGCGACCCCGAAGCAGAGATTTTGCAAACCGTGCGCCAACTCGGCATCGGCTTTGTGGCTTACAGCCCGCTCGGACGCGGATTTTTGACCGGACAAATTAAACGTTTCGATGACCTCGAAGCTACCGATTACCGGCGTTATTCGCCGCGCTTTCAAGGCGAAAATTTCCAGAAAAATCTTGAACTCGTCGAGCGCGTAAAAGCCTTAGCCGAAGCCAAAGGCATCACCGCTTCACAACTGGCGCTCGCCTGGGTGCTGGCGCAAGGCGACGATATTGTGCCGATACCGGGAACCAAACGCCGCCAATACCTCGAAGAAAATATTGCTGCCTCGGAGGTGAAATTGACCGCAACCGATTTGGCAGAGATTGAAGCGGTCTTCCCGAAAGACGCGGCTCAGGGATTGCGCTACCCCGAAGCGTTCATGAAATCGGTCAATCTGTAATTCAGTAGGCAGAAGGCAGAAGGCAGTAGGCAGCTCTTCATGATTTATAGCTATAAGTTTTTGAGTGTAGATATTTTTTATTTGAATTTACTTTACTTCAAAAACATTGGAAACTTTTTCCTTTAACTGCCTACTGCCTACTGCCTACTTATTCTCTTATGAGTTTGCGACTCAAATTCATTGCTTATCTGATTATCATTCATCTGCTGTTTGCCGGAGTGGCGATTTATCTGCTTTTGCAAAATCGCATCTGGCTTTTGGCGGTCGAAGCGGTCTTTGTGATTTCGCTGCTCATCGGCATTGCGATTATTAAAAATTTCTTTGGCACCATCGAACTCATCAATACCGGCGCGCAATTTTTAAGTGACAGCGATTTTACCGCGCGGTTTCGCGAAGTCGGGCAAAAAGAACTCGACCAACTCATTCACATCTACAATCGCATGATTGACCACCTGCGCGATGAACGCATCAAATTGCAGGAGCAGAATTATTTTCTCGATAAAATCATGAAGGCTTCGCCCTCAGGCATTATCACTTTCGATTTCGATAAACGCATCGCTATGGTGAATCCTTGCGCTGAGCAGATGTTGCAATCCGCGACGGCGAATCTCCTGGGCAAAAAACTCAATGAAATTCAGACGCCGTTTACCGATGAACTCGATGAATTGAGCATCGGTGAAGCGCGGGTGATGAATTTAACCGGCAGGCGGCGCATCAAATGTCAACGGTCGCAATTTCTGGATAGAGGGTTTACCCGCGATTTTATTTTAATGGAAGAACTCACAGAGGAATTGCGCCAATCGGAAAAGACCGCTTATGAAAAACTGATTCGCCTGATGAGCCACGAAGTCAATAACTCGGTAGGCTCGGCAAATTCGCTGCTGCATTCCTGTTTGCTCTATAAAGACCAACTCGCGGAAGATGACCGCAGAGATTTTGAAACGGCGTTAAGCGTGGTGATTTCGCGCACCGACCAACTCAACCGCTTTATGAAAAGTTTCGCCGATGTGGTGCGGCTCAGCGAGCCGCATCGCGCCGTGTGCGATGTCGTCCAACTGGTAAAAGGCATCACGGTTTTTATGCGCGAAGATTTGGCGCGCCGCCACATCAAATTGAACTGGGAAATGCAAACGCCGATAGCAGACATTGCGCTTGACCGCACGCAGATGGAGCAGGTTTTCGTCAATGTTTTGAAAAATGCGATGGAAGCGATTGGCGAGCGCGGCGTTATTACGATTCGCACAGGCATGGCAGCCGGTCGCTGGTTCATTGCCATCGAAGATACGGGAAGCGGCATTGCGCCCGAAGTGCAATCACAATTGTTCACGCCGTTTTTCAGCACCAAAGAGAATGGACAAGGCATAGGACTTACGATGGTGCAGGAAATTTTGGATAATCACCGGTTCGATTTTTCGTTGGTAAGCGAACCGGGCAAAGCGACACAGTTTACGATTTGGTTTTAGATGATTCGCACCTGACGACAACTGATTGTGACACTTCAGAAAGTGTCACAACCCACCATACTCCGATTACTCGACTATTGTAAGCTTTCCGGGCAGGCAGCCGGAAACCATCTCGGCGCTGCCGGAGGATAGTGTGCCAAGTGTTTACAACCTCAAGCCTGCTTTTCAGAGTTGTCTGAGACCCGCAGCTCGCTGGCTCGCGCGGCATTCCATCACCGCCAATGAGGTGACCGTTGCGGCGGTGATGATTTCCTCAATTCAAGGGGCGTTCATTGTGTGGCAACCGGCAGTTGCGTGGCCGTTAATCCTGATGCCGGTGACGCTCTTTATCCGCCTGTCGCTTAATGCGATTGATGGCATACTGGCGCGTGAGCACGGTTTGGCAAGCAATCTTGGCGTCGTACTCAACGAATTCGGCGACCTCGCATCGGACATGATGCTCTACCTCCCGCTTGCCCTTGTGCCGGAAGTGTCGACGCCCCTCCTGGTTGTTGTCGTCTGTCTGGCACTGGTAAGCGAGGCGATGGGGTTAGTCGCTTTACAGATTAGCGGGGCGCGAGGCAATGAAGGTCCAATGGGTAAGAGCGACCGTGCAGTGCTATTTGGTGCGCTCGCTTTCGCGCTTGGACTTGGGGTCGCGTCACAGGCTTGGAGTACCGGGCTGTTAATTCTCACGATGATGTTGCTCATCGCGACGATTGCAAACCGCGCCGGTAGCGCATTGCGGCGTGCAAAGCGAACCCGGAAAAATTGTATTTAGGTTTGGGGGCTGAAATTTTCCTGTTGATTTTTTAAAACAGGATGGCTTCGTGGAAATCGCCATGTCACCATCAGCAGCACTTGCAAGCGACATCTTTCGTTTCTTCGCGATTCTCACGACGAGTCTCATCGTGAGTGGCGGGGTGAGTTTGGCTATTCTCAGGTTTGGCTTCTCAAAAAATGTCTCACAAGCCTGGAATGCCTATCTCGGCTGGGTTGCAATGGTGCCGGTCATTGGCGCGAGTCTGCTGGCAGGGCGCGTTGTGGCAATCGGTTTTTTCGCGATAATCGCTATCTTTGCGTTCACCGAATATGCTCGCGCAACTGGTCTGCATCGCGACTTTGTCATGACATTAATTAGCCTTGCCGGGATTGTCGGTCTGGGAATTGCCGCTCTGGCGCGCGACCCGGCAACCGGCGCTTCCGGCTGGTACGGGCTTTTTATGACTGTGCCGGTCTTGGTATGTGCAGCACTGATGCTCGCGGCAATTTTGCGAAACCAGCCCGAAGGGCAGTTAAAGATCGTTGCGCTATCGCTCTTCGGATTTCTCTATATCGGGTGGATGTTCGCACACATTCTATTTCTAACCAATACGCGCAACCCTTACGGCTATTTGCTCTATCTGCTCTTCGCCGTTGAACTCAATGATATTGCCGCATTCGTCTGCGGCAAGCTTTTTGGTCGCCGACCGCTCTGCACGAATGTGAGCCCGGGAAAGACCCGCGAAGGGGCGTTTGGCGCAGTCGTCATCTCAGCGTTGTTCCCGCTCACTGTGCGCTTCGCGTTACCGGATTTCTCAATGTTGGAATGTGTCCTCGCCGGTTTAATCGTTGGCATTGGCGGACACCTTGGCGATCTTTCAATCAGTGTTATTAAACGCGACCTTGGGATAAAGGACATGGGGACGCTCATTCGCGGTCACGGAGGTATCCTTGACCGTATCGACAGTTTGCTCTACACCGCACCGCTTTTTTTCCATTTCACACGCTACACACACGGCTGGTAATGGAGGCATGAGCAGATGGATTGGAACTATGCAATCGTCACAGACAGCAATCGCTCCTTGGTTGAGCGACTCAAAACCTGTAGACGAAAATCTGACTCACTTGTCTATGCCGCACGCCTCATCATAGCGGTGGCGATTCGCATCGCTTTAAGACTCTATAACCGCTTCGACATTGTCGGTCGCGAACATCTTCCCCGCGATGGTTCATTCGTGCTGGTGGCGAATCACGCGAGCCATCTTGACGCTGTTGCGCTCCTTGCCGCGCTACCATTGCGGTCGCTGCACTCAGCCTATCCGCTTGCGGCGCGCGATTACTTTTGTGCGAATCGTTTGCGTCTTGCCCTCACTACGATTATTGCGAATGTGATGTTGTTTGACCGTGACGCCAGGGGGAAGCAGACGTTGAAACTCTGCCAACAGATGCTCGCGAAACCAAACAACATTTTCTTGATATTCCCGGAGGGCACGCGCTCAATAGATGGTCGCATTGGCAGGTTCAGGCGCGGCGTCGGTTTGCTGCTTGCAGGCACCGCTTACCGAGTCGTGCCTTGCTACCTTGATGGGACAGGCAGAGCCTTACCTAAAGGAGCCTGGATTCCTCGTCCTGAGCGAATACGACTGACCATCGGAGAAGCGCGCACCTATGAGCGAATCGAGCAGACGGACGACGGTGCGCTCCGGGTTTGCGCAGACCTTCGTAGCGCGGTTCTCGCGCTCTCATCCGAAAACTGGTTGCCTGCGACGCAACCCATCTCACAGGAGTTCAATCGATGATCAATACCCGGACACCCTCCGACACAATTTCCGAAATTACGCCGACCGAGCATTCAATGACGCTTGCGGATGGCACAGAATTGTTCTACCGGGCGTGGATTTCACGGCAACCAACACCGAAATCGCTCATCCTTTTTCACAGAGGGCACGAGCATTCGGGTCGGCTGGAAGATGTTGTGCGAGACCTTCGACTGGGCGATGTTGATGTCTTTGCCTGGGATGCACGTGGTCACGGACACTCTTTCGGCGCGCGCGGTTATGCGCCGAGTTTTGGTCGCTTCGCGAAAGATATGGACGATTTTGTTCAGCACATTTCGCAAACCTACGGGAAGCGACTTGAAGACATGATTGTTCTTGGACACAGCGTAAGCGCGGTAATGGTTGCCGCCTGGATTCACGACTATGCCCCGCCTGTGCGCGCGATGATTATGGTGACGCCTGCGCTACGTGTAAGACTCTATGTGCCCTTCGCGCGTTTTATGCTGCGCCTGATGCACAGGCTCATTCGACGCCGCACTTTGTATGTGTCGAGTTATGTCAAAGGGCGTTTGCTGACGCATGACCGAAAGGAAGCGCGCCGCTACGACAACGACCCACTAATCTCGCGCAGGATTGCCGTGAACGTTCTGCTTGGATTGCACGATACGGCAATGCGTCTAATCGCCGATGCCGGCGCAATCCAAACTCCTGTACTGATGCTTGCGGGCGGCGCAGACTATGTGGTGTCGCTTTCAGCCGAATGCCAGTTTTTTGACCGGCTCGGCTCACAGGAAAAGCGTATGCGCGTCTTCGCTGGGATGTACCACGACATCCTGCATGAGAAGGATCGGCAATCTGTCCTTGATGAAATCCATCGCTTCATTCATACCTCCTTTGCCCGCCAGGAAGTGCCACGCAGCGATGCAGAGGTGACGACTACTCGCGACGAATATGAACGATTGCAAAGACCGCTGCCTGGGTTTTCGCTGCGGCGTTTCTGGTTCGCAACGCAACGCGCATTCATGAAGACTTACGGCAGGCTCAGCAAAGGGATTCGACTCGGCTGGCAGATGGGGTTCGATTCAGGCCAGTCGCTCGATTATATCTACGAAAATCGCGCACGCGGCTCATTGCTCATCGGACGCCTTATAGACTGGTTTTACCTCAACAATTCTGCCTGGGTAGGCATTCGTCAGCGTAAAGCGAATCTTCAAAAATTGCTGCATGAGTCTATCGAGCGAGTGAGCGAATCGGGCACGCAGATATACATTCTCGATGTCGCAACTGGACAAGGACGGTATGTGCTCGAAACTCTCGCAATACTCGATGCTCAAAATATGACGGCTAAATTGCGGGATTATAGGGATGAGAATATTGAGGCAGGTCGCGCGCTTGCAGCGCAGTTTGGTTTAAAAGGGGTTACCTTTGAAAAGGCAGACGCTTTCGACGATGCATCTTACGCTGCGCTCGACCCGCACCCGAACATTGCAATTGTTTCGGGATTATTTGAACTTTTCGCAGATAACGCATTGGTGCGGCGATGTCTTCGGGGAATCGCCTCAACGATGGAAGAAGGCGGCTATCTCATCTATACGAATCAGCCGTGGCATCCTCAGATTGAGATGATTGCGCGCGTATTGACGAATCGTAATGGCGAACCTTGGGTCATGCGGCGTCGCACGCAATGGGAACTTGATGAACTTGTACGCGAAGCAGGTTTCAGGAAAATCAGAACAGCGGTCGGCGGTAGAGGAATCTTCACGGTGTCAATCGCGCAGCGAGACCGCAAAAGCCCGTAGGATGAAAAAACAGCAAACGCATTTTGTGTGCGGTCAGCAATCGGGCTTGCCGCACATTCATTCGCAAATCGTTATCGGCAGTAATTCGCTTTTGCCGGTTGAACGGAATGCCACGCAATTTTATTGATGAATTCTTGAGTTGCTTATTGCCAGGCAAGGGAGGCGAGACCTGCTGCGCCTGCGAGATGGTCGAACCAGACCGGCGCGTCTTCCAAATCCAGACCGAATTCCGAAACGTCCACAAGGCGCGGGCGATTTTCCAGCGCATCGCTGATGGCGTTTTGCGCTTCGCCTAAATCAATATTGCCGATAACCAAAACGCTTTCAAGATAGGGCGCGGTTCCCGACGAGCTTGCCATTTTTTCGCGGTAATAGAGGGCAAAGCGGTGTAAATCGTCGGTGCGTGATTCCGGTTCGCAAACATAATTGCGCACCAGAACGGGTTCGCCATGACTTAAAACAACAGCGGTAAATCCCGAACGGTTAGCCGAAACCAGCATTTTATCGCCCGGCGATTTATCCATCATCAACCATTGAATTTCGCCCATATGTCGCGGCAGCATCAGTCCAACCTGCCAGCCCAGTTGATTGAAAACAATTTCGTATTCATTGAGCACGGCGTGACGGGCGACCGCAACCAGGTAACGTTCCTGTTTGCTATCCTGATGCAGTTTTTGCCGACTGATGAAAAGTTCTGTAGCGGGCGTGCCGATGAGCCGTTCGATTTTCCAGGACATGATTTCGTTGAGTTCTTTGCGGCTCGCGGGTTTGCTCTCTAAGTTGACCACCAAAGAACGCGCTGCGCCTTCCGGTAGCGCCAGACTCCACTGCTTTTTATTTGCCAGCCCCGCGGCTTCGGCGGTTTGTCCAATCAGTGAAGCGAGCGTGTGGGGGTCGTGAATGTTGGTCAAATCAAAATTCGGGGTCACCAGACCTTCAGGTATTGGCGACACGGCGCTTGAAGCGATGCCAAAACCCCGACGCACGCGGCGCAAATCCACGACCACGAAATTGTTATCAACGAATCCGCCAGCCGTGTGCGGAACTCTCGGCGCTAAAAAATATCTCTGTATTGCTGATGCCATGTTTTCGGAGTGAAATTTAGAAATTTATAAACCAATCAATAGTCGCTATAAGCCTTGCCGTCTGAACTTTCGCCGCTTGCCGAACTGAAAACATCAACGACGCCGGTGCCGCCGGTTCGCGAAATGGTGTCTTCGTCGGTTTCAACTTTCCAATCGGCTTCGCCGGTTATCGGGTCAATCGGAACTTCGCGAAGATAACCGGCGCTGACCAAATCTTCGAGCGATTGCGGCAAGGCTTCTTTGTCGGCAGCATACTGGTCTATGGCTTTGCGCATATCGTGGAGGTCTTGTTTAAGGACGGTTTCGCGGGCGTGTATCTGCAACTTCTGATAGTTGACCACACCGATTGCCGCGAGGATAACGATAATCGTCATCACAATGACCAATTCGAGCATGGTAAAACCGGATGCGCCGGTAGTCGGTCGCCGGTCGCCGGTCGCCAGTAGTTGCTTTTGTGGACTTACTAAATTTTTAATCTTTTCGTAAAACTTCATAACCTATACATCGATTGTCCGTTTACTTATTTCAAGAAAGCGCGCGAGGTCAAAGACCGCTTGCTCAACAGAAAATTGCACTATGCTTCTGACCAGGTTGCATGCTGGTCTCAGACCAACGAAGCGGTATTCCAATTACCAGTCTTTATACTTCGTGCCGTTTAATGCTGTGTCATCACTTGTCGTATAAACATCGAAAACATCTTCGCCGCCCCAAGAGGTCGAATCGGGTTCATCTTTGTAAGATTTCATGCCCCATTCGGCTTTGCCGGTCATCGGGTCAATCGGCAAACGACGCAAGAAGCGTATGCGATTGCCGGTTGTGCCAACCGTATTTGCCGGGATGAAGCCTTCGACGAGAATTTCCAGATTTTTCGGATAATAGCTATCGGTCTTCCACTCAATCGGAATGGCATTCCGGTTAAGTTCGGCAAAACGTTTGTAGGCATCAATCGCCTGACGCAATTGTCGCAGATTCAACCGCAATTCACTTTCACGTTCACGTTTGACGGAATTGCGAACCAGCGGAATCGTGACGCTCGTCAAAATCGAAAGAATCGTGATGGTGATGATGAGTTCAAGTAGGGTGAAGCCCTTTGATTGCGGATTGCGGATTGCGGATTGTTGCAATTGCGGATTGCGGATTGCAGATTGTGGATTGCTGGAAAAATTTTTCACAATCAAATTCAAAAAACTATTTGTTGCTTTCGTCATCATAACTTCAAATTCACTTTATCAAATTCAAAATCAACAATCCGCAATCCGCAATTCGCAATTTGTTTAGCGTACTTCAACCTGGGTTGATTGGAACTTCAACGATGCCACCTGTCCGCTGCCTGTGCGAATGAAGGTTTGCGCTTCATTCAACTGTAAGGGGGATTGTCCCTGTCCTTTGACATTAAAAATCAACAGCAACAGCATGCCGCGCGCCGGTACGCCTGCGGTTGCGCCCTGCCGACTCATCTGCACATTCAACACCCCGTTGTCAGCGGTGAATTGAATATCAGGTGTGCCGCTTCCCGAACGCAACAACCCGCCATCGCGGACGCTTTTTACTTCCAAAATATTGGGGTCGAAATTCAATGACAGATTCGCCGACGAAATTGTTGAATTGCCGCTCAGGTTGATTGCCACATAGAGGTCTTGCCCACGGGTGGCAAGGGTTCCCGCGCTTCGCACCGTAACCGTAATGGGACTCTGATCGCTTGAACCTGCCGCTTGTCCGGCTTGCGGCGTATCCGCATCGTCATCATCATCGTCGTCATCATTGAGATTGCCGCCTTTATCATTGGCTGGCGGTACTTTGTCGAGCGGTTTCGCCTGCACATTGGGTTTCAGCGCCGGCGGTTGATTAGGTGAAACATTATTCACCGGGCTAACCACGACGCCGGGTTGATTCAGGTTGCCTTGTTGCGATGCCGGAGTCGTATTGGTGATGGGCTGTGACGGTTGCATTTGCGGAGTTGTCGGACTGCCCGCAACCTGTGATTGTTGCGCGTCAATCATATCCGCCAGATCGATGATTTGTTGAATGGATAATTGCGCGCTCGGGTCTTGCGCGTAACCGGAATTGATTGCAAAGTGGTCGTCTTCTTTAATATCGGCGCGGCGCAACACGTGCGGGGTCACGGTAATGACCACATCGTTTTGCGAATTCTTGGTATCGGGCGTTGAGAAGAATCGTCCGAGTATCGGAATCAATCCGATAACCGGTATGCCTTTGACCGTCTTGCTCTCTTCGTTTTGACTGACCCCGGCAATCAACGTCGGTTGCCCGTCCTTCACCCGCGCAAAGGATGACAACTGGCGCTGGCTGAAAATTGGCGTCAACGTGCTGGTGCTGGAATCCACCGAAGACGATTCAATCTTCATCTGCATCTGCACTTCGTCCTCGAAGACCTGCGGCTTCATATCAATGTTGAGACCGACGTTCTCGTATTGAATTTGCGGGATGCCGACGCCGAAAGCATTGATGAAACTGCTGTCGAGATTGTTTACGTTGGTGCCGTTTCTTCCGGTATTGGGCTGAGTGTAAGACGGCAGCGAGGCGGTCTGAATCGGAATTCTTCGACCAATTTTGATGCTTTGTTGTTCGCCGTCGAGAATGTGAACCTGAGTTGACGCCAAGAGTTTCGCTTTACCGCGACTCTGGAAGAAACTGATTTGGCTGGGCGCAAGTCCTAACGCAAAACCGAGAACATTGCTGTTTAAGAGGATATGGGTATTCGGTCTAAAAGGTGTATCGCCATTTTGTCCAAATCCGCCGAAGAAAGGAATCTGATTGCCGTTTTTATCTGCATTGCCAAATTGGTTACCAAACGCCGTCAGGTCATTGCGCGAAACTTCGTAAATGCTCACATCAATCAACACTTCGGCTTTGGCTTTATCGAGCGAAGAAATCATGCGTTCGATCATTTCAAGGTTTGCCGGGGTATCGCGAACCACCAGAGCATTGAGTTGTTTGATCGGGGTTGCAGATTTGGTTTGCAGGGCGCTTGACAGGGCGTTTTTCACCTGATCAACGTCTGCATATTTGATGTAAAACGTGCGCACCGCATAAGGCTCGTATTTCATTCTCGATTGCAAACCATCCATCGCAACCACGATGGTGCGGGTGTCCTGTTGCGAGTACATCAGATTGTTGGTCTTGAGAATCATTTCCAACGCTTTCGGATAAGTCACATTGCGAAGTTCAAGCGATTGGATGCGTTGATTGCGATATTGCGCGGCAACCTGTTGATCGAAAATAACGTTCAGGTTCATCGACTGGGCGATTTGTTCGATGGTTGATAAAAGCCCGGCATCACGCAAAATCACATTGGTCGGTTGAAATTTCCGGCTGCCGGTGGTTGGCACATTGACCGCTCTGGTGACCGTATTTTTGCCTGATGGTAAAACAACTTTCGAGGTATAGGATGCTTTGGTGTTGGGATTGTCATCATCCTGAGGTTTATATTGCGGTCCGGCTTTGTCATTTGTTGTTGGCAAATCGTTGGTCGGTAGCCCTTGCGCTTCAAGCATCCGGCGGGCTTTGATCAAAGCGAGTTCGTTGCCCGGGTCGTAGGCATAAGCCTGACGGTATGCCTGATAAGCCGCGTTAAAGTCCTTCTGGTCGGCAAGCTTATCGCCGCGTTCAACCAACTGAAACGCCGCATTCACCAGCGCCCGGCTGTAATAGGCGACGTATTCATAACTATCGGGTTTTTCAGAAGCGGCCAGAGCATACTCTTGAGCGGCTTTGTCCCATTGCCGCGCGGCTTCGGCTTTCTGTCCTTCTTTGAAATGTTTTTTGTGATCGGCAAACACCGCAAAGGGAACGCCAAGCGTAAAGACGAGCAATAGAACCCAAGCTCTTTGCATTTTTATGGAGCGCGTAAGCATCGTTAAACCTCAATGATTGATTTCGGGTCGCAACAGTTCACTTCTCGAATACCTTGTAAACGCCTTTGTGGGAGACGCCGTTTTCGATTAACAGCTTTCCGGTGCAACTTAAACAGGTCAGCTTTTCCCAATCAACCGACCGCCCTAAACAGGGTATAAGAGCATTCAAAATTTATTCGGGCAACCTAAACAGAAGATGCTTTATGTTATGCTATGTCCGTACATAAGACAATATAAAGATTGCTGTTTTGGCTCCGGGAACGGAAGCGATTCGTGACCTTCCGAAGGGTTTAAACCGCTGCCATTTCCTACAGTTTCAAAATATTTCGCTTTATTCGACAAACGTTACCCGATTGATTTCGTGCAGCGTGGTATTTCCCGCAAAAACTTTCGCTAATGCCGATTCGCGTAGCGACGTTAGACCTTCGGCGCGGGCGGCGCGGCGCACTTCCGAACCCGGTCGGCGTTCGAGAATAATTTCACGAATATTGTCGGTTACATCGAGCAATTCGTGAATCGCGCTTCTGCCGCGATAGCCTGTAAAATTGCAGACTTCGCAACCCACCGATTGATAAAACGGTTCATTGCGATAGCGTTCGGGACTGAGTCCCGATTCTGAAAGTTCCTGATCCGCCGGTTTATATCGGCGTTTGCAATGCACGCACAGTAAACGCACCAACCGTTGCGCCAGCACGCAGTTCAAAGAGGAAACGAAGTTATAGGGTTCAACCCCCATATTCAAAAATCGCCCGATGACGTCAATAACATTGTTGGCGTGAACCGTGGTGAAAACCAGGTGACCGGTGAGCGCCGATTGAATGGCGATTTGCGCCGTTTCATTATCGCGGATTTCACCGACCATGATTTTATCGGGGTCGTGACGCAGGATGGAACGCAAACCGCGCGCAAAGGTTAAGCCTTTCTTTTCATTGACGGGAATCTGCGTGATGCCCTGCAACTGATATTCGACAGGGTCTTCGATGGTGATGATTTTGTCTTCATCGTTTTTGATTTCATTCAAAGCGCCGTAAAGCGTCGTGGTTTTACCGGAACCCGTGGGACCGGTGACCAGCACCATGCCGTAAGGCTCGGCAATGAATTTGCGGAACTTGCGTAAATCATGCGGGTCAAAGCCGACGACTTCGAGATTGAGTTCGCGAAACGATTCGTTGATTTGTTCTTTGTCGAGAATACGAATGACGCAGTTTTCGCCGTGAATTGCCGGCATAATCGAAACACGAAAATCGATTTTGCGACCGCGCACCAGAATTCTAAACCTGCCGTCTTGGGGCACGCGGCGTTCGGCAATGTCCAATTCGGACATAACCTTGATGCGTTGAATGATGGTTTGATGATGTTGAATGTCAATCG
Coding sequences:
- a CDS encoding aldo/keto reductase → MQQRKLGTQGLVVSEQGLGCMGMSEFYGSLDENESIATIQRAIELGLNFFDTSDMYGPYTNEVLVGKTIADRRDKVIIATKFGIQRDGENNTVRSINGRPEYVRAACDASLQRLGIDCIDLYYQHRVDPKVPIEETVGAMAELVSAGKVRYLGLSEAAPQTIRRAHAVHPISALQTEYSLWSRDPEAEILQTVRQLGIGFVAYSPLGRGFLTGQIKRFDDLEATDYRRYSPRFQGENFQKNLELVERVKALAEAKGITASQLALAWVLAQGDDIVPIPGTKRRQYLEENIAASEVKLTATDLAEIEAVFPKDAAQGLRYPEAFMKSVNL
- a CDS encoding bifunctional alpha/beta hydrolase/class I SAM-dependent methyltransferase, translated to MINTRTPSDTISEITPTEHSMTLADGTELFYRAWISRQPTPKSLILFHRGHEHSGRLEDVVRDLRLGDVDVFAWDARGHGHSFGARGYAPSFGRFAKDMDDFVQHISQTYGKRLEDMIVLGHSVSAVMVAAWIHDYAPPVRAMIMVTPALRVRLYVPFARFMLRLMHRLIRRRTLYVSSYVKGRLLTHDRKEARRYDNDPLISRRIAVNVLLGLHDTAMRLIADAGAIQTPVLMLAGGADYVVSLSAECQFFDRLGSQEKRMRVFAGMYHDILHEKDRQSVLDEIHRFIHTSFARQEVPRSDAEVTTTRDEYERLQRPLPGFSLRRFWFATQRAFMKTYGRLSKGIRLGWQMGFDSGQSLDYIYENRARGSLLIGRLIDWFYLNNSAWVGIRQRKANLQKLLHESIERVSESGTQIYILDVATGQGRYVLETLAILDAQNMTAKLRDYRDENIEAGRALAAQFGLKGVTFEKADAFDDASYAALDPHPNIAIVSGLFELFADNALVRRCLRGIASTMEEGGYLIYTNQPWHPQIEMIARVLTNRNGEPWVMRRRTQWELDELVREAGFRKIRTAVGGRGIFTVSIAQRDRKSP
- a CDS encoding CDP-alcohol phosphatidyltransferase family protein; this translates as MPSVYNLKPAFQSCLRPAARWLARHSITANEVTVAAVMISSIQGAFIVWQPAVAWPLILMPVTLFIRLSLNAIDGILAREHGLASNLGVVLNEFGDLASDMMLYLPLALVPEVSTPLLVVVVCLALVSEAMGLVALQISGARGNEGPMGKSDRAVLFGALAFALGLGVASQAWSTGLLILTMMLLIATIANRAGSALRRAKRTRKNCI
- a CDS encoding lysophospholipid acyltransferase family protein; protein product: MDWNYAIVTDSNRSLVERLKTCRRKSDSLVYAARLIIAVAIRIALRLYNRFDIVGREHLPRDGSFVLVANHASHLDAVALLAALPLRSLHSAYPLAARDYFCANRLRLALTTIIANVMLFDRDARGKQTLKLCQQMLAKPNNIFLIFPEGTRSIDGRIGRFRRGVGLLLAGTAYRVVPCYLDGTGRALPKGAWIPRPERIRLTIGEARTYERIEQTDDGALRVCADLRSAVLALSSENWLPATQPISQEFNR
- a CDS encoding ATP-binding protein, translating into MSLRLKFIAYLIIIHLLFAGVAIYLLLQNRIWLLAVEAVFVISLLIGIAIIKNFFGTIELINTGAQFLSDSDFTARFREVGQKELDQLIHIYNRMIDHLRDERIKLQEQNYFLDKIMKASPSGIITFDFDKRIAMVNPCAEQMLQSATANLLGKKLNEIQTPFTDELDELSIGEARVMNLTGRRRIKCQRSQFLDRGFTRDFILMEELTEELRQSEKTAYEKLIRLMSHEVNNSVGSANSLLHSCLLYKDQLAEDDRRDFETALSVVISRTDQLNRFMKSFADVVRLSEPHRAVCDVVQLVKGITVFMREDLARRHIKLNWEMQTPIADIALDRTQMEQVFVNVLKNAMEAIGERGVITIRTGMAAGRWFIAIEDTGSGIAPEVQSQLFTPFFSTKENGQGIGLTMVQEILDNHRFDFSLVSEPGKATQFTIWF
- a CDS encoding phosphatidate cytidylyltransferase, translating into MSPSAALASDIFRFFAILTTSLIVSGGVSLAILRFGFSKNVSQAWNAYLGWVAMVPVIGASLLAGRVVAIGFFAIIAIFAFTEYARATGLHRDFVMTLISLAGIVGLGIAALARDPATGASGWYGLFMTVPVLVCAALMLAAILRNQPEGQLKIVALSLFGFLYIGWMFAHILFLTNTRNPYGYLLYLLFAVELNDIAAFVCGKLFGRRPLCTNVSPGKTREGAFGAVVISALFPLTVRFALPDFSMLECVLAGLIVGIGGHLGDLSISVIKRDLGIKDMGTLIRGHGGILDRIDSLLYTAPLFFHFTRYTHGW
- a CDS encoding type II secretion system protein — protein: MKFYEKIKNLVSPQKQLLATGDRRPTTGASGFTMLELVIVMTIIVILAAIGVVNYQKLQIHARETVLKQDLHDMRKAIDQYAADKEALPQSLEDLVSAGYLREVPIDPITGEADWKVETDEDTISRTGGTGVVDVFSSASGESSDGKAYSDY